The nucleotide window CGGCGGTCAGCACGAAGCCGAGCCCCGGCAGCAGCGGCATCACCATCGCGTAAAGCTCATCCGCCGCGGGGCGCGCGGCCTCGGTCAGCGCATGGACGGCAGCGGGGCGCTCGGCGATCAGCCCGTCGCGCAGCGCCATCTGCCCGGCATAGGCATCGTCGATGTCGAGCCAGTCGGCCATGTCGAGCGGCAGGATCCCCGGCAGCCGCCGCGTACGCGGATCGGCCCAGGGGGCGAAGGGAAGACGGGATTGCAGGACGGTGCTCATGCCGCCAGCCTAGCGCCGCGGCGCAGCGCGGGAAAGCCGGGCAGCGACAGCGCCCCGCCAGTTTGCGGCAACCTGTTTGCGACAACCTGCTTGCGGCGCGCCTGCCCCGGCCGGCGGGGGCTTTGCGCCCCCGCACCCCCGCAGGATATTTCCGCCAGCAAGAAGGAGCGGCACGCGACCTTGCGGCAAAGGCCGCTTTGGTAGTAACAGGCGCGCGACCCCTGACCCAGAAGGACACCCGATGATCCCGCGCTATTCCCGCCCCGAAATGGTCGCCATCTGGTCGCCCGAGACCAAGTTCCGCATCTGGTTCGAGATCGAGGCCCATGCCTGCGACGCGCAGGCCGCGCTTGGCGTGATCCCCAAGGCCAATGCCGAGGCGGTGTGGAAGGCGAAGGACGTGACCTTCGACGTGGCGCGCATCGACGAGATCGAGGCGGTGACCAAGCATGACGTGATCGCCTTCCTGACGCATCTCGCAGAGCATATCGGCGCCGAGGATGCGCGCTTCGTGCATCAGGGCATGACCTCGTCGGACGTGCTCGATACCACGCTTAACCTGCAGCTGGTGCGCGCGGCGGACCTGCTGCTGGCGGATATGGACCGGGTGCTGGCGGCGCTGAAGGCCCGCGCGATGGAGCACAAGGACACGGTGCGCATCGGGCGCAGCCACGGCATCCATGCCGAGCCGACGACGATGGGCCTGACCTTCGCGCGCTTCTATGCGGAAATGGCCCGCGGCAAGGCCCGGCTGCAGGCGGCGCGGGCCGAGGTGGCGACGGGGGCGATTTCGGGCGCCGTTGGCACCTTTGCCAATATCGACCCGGCGGTCGAGGAGCATGTGTGCAAGATGCTGGGCCTGGTGCCCGAGCCGATCAGCACCCAGGTGATCCCGCGCGACCGCCACGCGATGTTCTTCGCCACCCTCGGGGTAATCGCCTCCAGCATCGAGAACATCGCCATCGAGATCCGCCACATGCAACGCACCGAGGTGCTGGAGGCCGAGGAATTCTTCAGCCCCGGCCAGAAGGGATCTTCCGCGATGCCGCACAAGCGCAACCCGGTGCTGAGCGAGAACCTGACAGGGCTTGCGCGGCTGGTGCGGATGTCGGTGGTGCCGGCGCTGGAGAATGTGGCACTGTGGCATGAGCGCGACATCAGCCATTCCTCGGTGGAGCGCGCCATCGGGCCCGATACCACCATCACCCTCGATTTCGCGCTGAACCGGCTGGCCGGGCTGGTCGAGAAGCTGGTGATCTATCCCGAGACGATGCTGGCCAACATGAACAAGTTCAAGGGCCTGGTCATGAGCCAGCGGGTGCTGCTGGCGCTGACCCAGGCCGGCGTGTCGCGCGAGGACAGCTATCGCCTCGTGCAGCGCAATGCGATGAAGGTCTGGGAGAGGGGCGCGGATTTCAAGACCGAGCTGCTGGCAGACCCGGAGGTGACCGCGGCGCTGAGCGCGGCCGAGATCGAGGAGAAGTTCGACCTTGGCTATCACACCAAGCATGTCGACACGATCTTTGCGCGGGTGTTCGGCGCAGCCTAGGGCGGGCGCCGTCACGGCACTGTGATTTTGCCGGACGGGGCCAGGCATGGTCCCATCGGGCATGGACCGAACAGAGGAGGTTTCCCGATGACCACCCGTGCCGTGACCACCCCCCTTGCCGCGCTGTGCCTGTCCTTGCTGCCGATGGCGGCCTCGGCCAAATGCGGCCATGACGAGGCCCGCCTGAGCTGCGCCCAGGGCACCGTCTGGGACGAAGCCGCCAAGGCCTGCGTCACCACCACCAGCTGACGCTGTGCGGGTAACGCGGCCTTAAGGCGCTGGCCTCAAGACTGCACGCGACGACAGGGGTTGCAGGAGGTTCTGAATGGCGGGCTTCACCCCCCTCGCATCCCTGGGGAGCGGGGCAGGATTTGGCGGCTCTGGATTTGGCGGCAAGGGCCTTGATCTGCCGGCCCTTGGCTCTGGCGGCGGGGGCGCCGTCGCGGAACTGACCGGGCCGCAGAAGGTGGCCATCATCGTGCGCCTGCTGCTGTCCGAGGGGGCAGAGCTGCCGCTGACCCGGCTGCCCGACCATCTGCAGGCCGAGATCACCCAGGAAATCGGCCGGATGCGCAGCGTGAACCGCGCCACGCTGGAGGCTGTGGTGCAGGAATTCGTCGACCGGGTGGAAAGCATCGGGCTGTCGTTTCCGGGCGGGCTCGATGGCGCGCTGTCCTTGCTGGACGGGCACCTGTCGCCCGCGACCTCAAGCCGGCTGCGGCGGATGGCGGGGGCCTCGGGCAACTCTGACCCGTGGGAGCGGATCGCCGGACTGGAGGCGGACCGGCTGCTGCCGGTGCTGGAAGAGGAAAGCACCGAGATCGGCGCGGTGCTGCTGTCGAAGCTGGCGGTATCCAAGGCCGCCGACCTGCTGGGCCGCCTGCCAGGCGACAAGGCGCGGCGCATCGCCTATGCCGTGTCGCTGACCGGCAATGTCGACCCGGGCACCGTGCGCCGGATCGGCCTGTCGCTGGCCTCGCAGCTGGATGCGCAGCCGGCCAAGGCCTTTGATACCGGCCCGGTGGAACGGGTGGGGGCGATCCTGAACTATGCGGCCGCAACGACCCGGGACGAGGTGCTGACCGGGCTGGACGAGGTCGATGCCGGCTTTGCCGAGCAGGTGCGGCGCGCGATCTTCACCTTCACCAACATCCCGGTGCGGATCGACGCGCGCGACATCCCAAAGGTGATCCGCAATGTCGATCAGGCGGTGCTGGTGACGGCGCTGGCCGGCGCCCGCGACACCGATCTTGCGGCCGCGGAATTCATCCTGGCGAACATGTCGCAGCGGATGGCCGCCAGCCTGCGCGACGAAATGGCGAATCTCGGCAAGGTCAAGGACAAGGACGCCGAGGCGGCGATGGCAACGGTGGTCACCGCGATCCGCGAGATGGAGGCGGCGGGCGAGATCTTTCTGGTGGCGGGGGATGAGGATTAGCCAGAGCCGCGCAGCCACCACCTCGCCGCAGCGCAGCATCGACAGATCGGCGAAAACCTGCCCGGATCTGCCCCCGGCCAGCGATGCGCGCGCGGAAAATGCCACGCTTGGCGCACCGTTAGCGCCACCACGATTGCGCGATGCCGCAGGCGCACATAGACCTGCGGGCAAGTCCATTCCAGTCGAGGAGACGACAATGCGCGCGACGAGAACCGTTCAGAAGATCCTGTCGAATTACGAGGGCGACAATGCCGGCGTGAAGGGAAACCTCTGCCGGATGCTGATGGAAGGCAAGCTCGGCGGCACCGGCAAGATGATTATCCTGCCGGTCGATCAGGGGTTTGAACACGGCCCGGCCCGCACCTTTGCGCCGAACCCGGCCGGCTATGACCCCCATTACCACTACCAGCTGGCCATCGACGCCGGCCTCAACGCCTATGCCGCCCCGCTGGGGATGCTGGAAGCGGGCGCCGATACCTTCGCCGGCCAGATCCCGACGATCCTGAAATGCAACAGCGCCAACAGCCTGATGTCCGACACCTGCGGCAAGAACCAGGCCGTGACCGCCAGCGTCGATGATGCGCTGCGGCTGGGCTGCGCCGCGATCGGCTTCACCATCTACCCGGGCTCGGACGCGCAGATCGAGATGTACGAAGAAATCGTGCAGATGCGCAAAGAGGCCGCCGCCAAGGGCATCGCCACGGTGATCTGGTCCTATCCGCGCGGCGAGGCGATCAGCAAGGATGGCGAGACGGCCATCGACGTTGCCGCCTATGCGGCGCAGATCGCGGCGCTGATCGGCGCGCATATCATCAAGATCAAGCTCTCGACCGATCATCTGATGCTGGGCGAGGCCAAGAAGGTCTACGAGGCGCAGAACATCGACATCGCCACCCAGGCGGCGCGGGTGAAGCATTGCATGCAGGCCAGCTTCAACGGCCGCCGCATCGTGGTGTTCTCGGGCGGCGCCAAGAAGGGCGAG belongs to Frigidibacter mobilis and includes:
- a CDS encoding flagellar motor switch protein FliG is translated as MAGFTPLASLGSGAGFGGSGFGGKGLDLPALGSGGGGAVAELTGPQKVAIIVRLLLSEGAELPLTRLPDHLQAEITQEIGRMRSVNRATLEAVVQEFVDRVESIGLSFPGGLDGALSLLDGHLSPATSSRLRRMAGASGNSDPWERIAGLEADRLLPVLEEESTEIGAVLLSKLAVSKAADLLGRLPGDKARRIAYAVSLTGNVDPGTVRRIGLSLASQLDAQPAKAFDTGPVERVGAILNYAAATTRDEVLTGLDEVDAGFAEQVRRAIFTFTNIPVRIDARDIPKVIRNVDQAVLVTALAGARDTDLAAAEFILANMSQRMAASLRDEMANLGKVKDKDAEAAMATVVTAIREMEAAGEIFLVAGDED
- the purB gene encoding adenylosuccinate lyase, translating into MIPRYSRPEMVAIWSPETKFRIWFEIEAHACDAQAALGVIPKANAEAVWKAKDVTFDVARIDEIEAVTKHDVIAFLTHLAEHIGAEDARFVHQGMTSSDVLDTTLNLQLVRAADLLLADMDRVLAALKARAMEHKDTVRIGRSHGIHAEPTTMGLTFARFYAEMARGKARLQAARAEVATGAISGAVGTFANIDPAVEEHVCKMLGLVPEPISTQVIPRDRHAMFFATLGVIASSIENIAIEIRHMQRTEVLEAEEFFSPGQKGSSAMPHKRNPVLSENLTGLARLVRMSVVPALENVALWHERDISHSSVERAIGPDTTITLDFALNRLAGLVEKLVIYPETMLANMNKFKGLVMSQRVLLALTQAGVSREDSYRLVQRNAMKVWERGADFKTELLADPEVTAALSAAEIEEKFDLGYHTKHVDTIFARVFGAA
- a CDS encoding class I fructose-bisphosphate aldolase encodes the protein MRATRTVQKILSNYEGDNAGVKGNLCRMLMEGKLGGTGKMIILPVDQGFEHGPARTFAPNPAGYDPHYHYQLAIDAGLNAYAAPLGMLEAGADTFAGQIPTILKCNSANSLMSDTCGKNQAVTASVDDALRLGCAAIGFTIYPGSDAQIEMYEEIVQMRKEAAAKGIATVIWSYPRGEAISKDGETAIDVAAYAAQIAALIGAHIIKIKLSTDHLMLGEAKKVYEAQNIDIATQAARVKHCMQASFNGRRIVVFSGGAKKGEDSVYDDARAIRDGGGNGSIIGRNSFQRSREDALAMLAKLVDIYKGRA